From the Methanobacterium sp. BAmetb5 genome, the window GCCCTAACAATAGGTAAAATATGATTTCCACGGGTGTTTTCAGGGTGTATTGGGGTAAAAAGAAAATATATGTTGCTTCAACTCCTAAATAATTCAATAAGACTTTTGCTGTAATGGTGGCAAATACTGCGGATATAATAATAGGTGTTAATGATTTAAGTTTCACTTCTCTTAGTATAAGTTCTAAAGCAAATAGTACTCCGGCAATGGGGGTGTTAAAGATAGCTGCAATCCCCCCGGCAGCACCACAAGTCACCAGGACTTTGGTCTGGTAGGGGGTTAATCCCAGTTTTTGGGCTATGGTGGAACCCACAGTAGATCCAATCTGAATTATGGGCCCTTCTTTCCCTGCAGATCCACCCGAACCAATGCAGATTGCAGAAGCAATGGCTTTAACTCCAGCAACAATGGGTCTTATTTTCCCTCCATGAAGTGTAACTGCGGTCATTACTTCTGGAACACCATGTCCTTTTGTTTCTTTGGCAAAATAATGCGTTAAAAGCCCTACCAGTATCCCGCCTATGGCGGGAATTATTATTATGTAATATGGATAACAAAAATCTAAAAATGACCCCAATTCATTGAAAAACAAATACTGAAATCCTGATATTAAATATCGGAAGGCAACTGCTATTATCCCACAGAAAATTCCGGTGATGATGGCCAGAGTATTATAAAAAACTATATTCGATTTAATCCTTGTTTTCATGTATTGGCCATCCTCATACGCCTTTAAATTAGATATTATTACACAAACATCCATTATTCAATATTATAGATTTATTATTTATATCTTGATGGTTGGGCTGTTAAGTGGTTATTTGATCAAATGATTCACTAATTACTCTATAACTAAAGCATTAAGCTAAAAATTTAACAAATTATGAAACTTGTTAAATGATAATAGTCACATAGTAATACTGTTAATCAATTAAGATGATAAAATGGCTTATCGTTTAATCATAGCAACAATACCTGCAGAAAATAGGGACCATAATATAGAAACACTTTTAAGAAGGTATGATGTGCTTTCTATGTGGCATACTAACTCCACAGATGGGCAAATGATTCTTAACATACTGATTCGTCGTGAAAAAACCGAAGCTATACTCAATCTACTCCAGAAACACTGCTCTGGTGTAGAAGGATTTAGAGTTATTCTGGTGCCAGTTGAAGCATCTATACCCTTACCGGAAACACCCTCAAAAATTCTGTCTGAAGAAACAGAAGAAGATACTTTTATTTTAGAAGGATTAGTCAATCGGTTGAGTTCTAGGGAACTGGTGGACCGTTTAAGTCGTCAGGAAATTTATGCAGACATCTCCGATATGTCTCGTCTTTCCAGGGTGTACATTGTGATGATTGTACTTTCTTCCCTGGTAGCGGCCATTGGTGTTTTGAATAATAATGTGGCGGTTATTATTGGGGCTATGGTCATAGCGCCCCTTTTTGGACCAAACGTAGCTTTAGCTCTGGCAATAGTGTTGGGGGATATGCATCTGGCTATTGAAGCTCTTAAAACTAATTTAACTGGAATTATAACCGCCTTGTTGATATCAACTTTCATTGGCCTTTTTGCAGTAGTGGATCTTACCATACCTGAGCTTTTCCTGAGAACTAATGTTGGGTTGGGTAGTGTTACGCTTGCTTTGTCTTCAGGCATTGTGGGGGCCCTGGCTTTCACTCGAGGTTTTAGAACCACCTTGGTGGGTGTTATGGTGGCTGTGGCTTTACTTCCTCCACTGGTCGCTTTTGGGTTACTTTTAGGTTCCGGAAACTTTTTTATGGCTTCAGGAGCTCTTTTACTCTTTTTGGTGAACTTGGTGTGCATCAATTTAGCAGGGATTATGACCTTCCTTATTCAGAGAATACGTCCTATTATTCCCGAAAAACTCATTAAAGCTAAAAAAATGACTAATGCTGCATTAATTATTTGGATATTAATGTTAATAATATTCATTTTTCTGATTTTCCAGAGACAAGGTGTTTTTGATGTGGTTCGATTATGAAATCCGATGATTAATGAAGGTGTTTACCATGACCCTAAGGTTAATAGAGGTAGTTATTCCTCGAGGATATCAGGAAGAAGTAGTGGAGATGCTAAAGGAGGACAGAATTCTAGAAATACTGGATATGGAGTTGGGCAATGACTTAACACTTTTTAAGATTCTCTTGACTACTGAAGATAGTGAAAATATCTTGGATCGATTGGAAAAACGTTTCTCCCACTTAGATGGGTTTAGAATATTCATTCTCCCGGTGCAAGCATCTATACCTCGTATTGATGAAATATCTGATGATAATAGCTTAAAATCTCAGAATAATAGTGAATCAGTTGCTGCAGAGAGAATAAGCCGTGAAGAATTATATTCCAATGTTCTGTCGGTAAGTAAACCAACTAGGATCTATTTTATCATGGTGATGTTATCGTCGTTGGTGGCCAGTATTGGTGTCTTGAACAATAATGTGGCGGTTATCATTGGTGCTATGGTCATTGCACCTCTTTTGGGTCCGAATATGGGATTGTCTCTGGCAACTGTTCTTAGAGATGCCGATCTTGCCATTATTTCTTTAAAAAGTATCATTTCTGGTGTTGTCCTTTCTATAATCATAGCGGTAATAATTGGAGCCGTGGTCAACTTCGATCCTTCTATTCCAGCTATAGCACTAAGGACCGATGTTGCCCTGGCAGGGATAGTCCTGGCTTTTGCATCGGGTATTGCAGGGTCAATAGCGTTCACTACTGATGTGTCCAGTGCACTTATCGGTGTTATGGTGGCAGTAGCTTTACTTCCTCCCTTATCTGTTTTTGGACTTTTATTGGGATCAGGATATTATTATCTGGCTACAGGGGCTTTCCTGTTATTTCTGGTGAACTTGGTGTGCATAAATCTATCTGGGGTGATTACATTTTATGTACAGAGAATAAAGCCTTTGAAGACATGGGATACCTTTAAAGCCTATAAACTAACTTATTTTGCCATGTTGCTATGGTCTATTCTTCTGGTAATTCTTTTGACACTCATACAAATTAGAAAGATTATTTAATCTGTATTTTTCTATTTTTATAATTTAATTCGTTAAAAATAAGTATTTAAGACTTTTTTAAGCTCCCAGAATGTTTAATTTCTTTAATTATTTTTTTTAAATGTTTATTCAGAAATCTTTATATACTATTATATACTTAGGATATTATATGCCTAGAATATCAGATCTGGAGGTGGCCATACTGGGCCTGCTCTACGAGGAACCACAGTACGGATACCAGATTGAAAAGACCATTGAAGCATGGGGGATGCGTAACTGGACTCCTATAGGCTTTTCATCAATTTATTATGTCTTAAAGAAGCTGGAAAAGAAGGAACTGGTTACATCGAAACTGGAAAAGGTAGAGGGAAAACCCTCCCGGAAAGTTTTCACCATAACTTCCTCGGGAAAAAGTACCATGGAAGCAGAACTCCGGGACCTATTGTCCTGGAATAAAAAGTTGATTTCCTCCTTTGATCTGGGATTGGCCTATCTTAACTATTTAAAACCACGGGAAGTTATTAACTGCCTGGAAAATTACGTAGAATCCGCCCAGGGTAGGATTAAATTCCTGGAAAGTTCAGTGAAGACTCAGGAAAAGTTAAATACTCCTTACTATGTGGTTGCCCTTTTCAGCAGGCCCCTGGCGGTACTTAAAACCGAGGTGGCCTGGGTAGAACAATTTATTGAGAAAATCAAAAAGGAAGAAAATCTCTAGAGGTGGAAGAATGGAAATAAATGAAAAGAAGATTGCAGAAAGACAGGTGGCGTACATAAACTATAAAGGATCCTATGAGGAAGTACCAGTCCTCATGGGGGAAGTGGTCGGGTTTATAATGGCCAAAGGCCTGCAGATAATG encodes:
- a CDS encoding TIGR00341 family protein translates to MAYRLIIATIPAENRDHNIETLLRRYDVLSMWHTNSTDGQMILNILIRREKTEAILNLLQKHCSGVEGFRVILVPVEASIPLPETPSKILSEETEEDTFILEGLVNRLSSRELVDRLSRQEIYADISDMSRLSRVYIVMIVLSSLVAAIGVLNNNVAVIIGAMVIAPLFGPNVALALAIVLGDMHLAIEALKTNLTGIITALLISTFIGLFAVVDLTIPELFLRTNVGLGSVTLALSSGIVGALAFTRGFRTTLVGVMVAVALLPPLVAFGLLLGSGNFFMASGALLLFLVNLVCINLAGIMTFLIQRIRPIIPEKLIKAKKMTNAALIIWILMLIIFIFLIFQRQGVFDVVRL
- a CDS encoding TIGR00341 family protein, which encodes MTLRLIEVVIPRGYQEEVVEMLKEDRILEILDMELGNDLTLFKILLTTEDSENILDRLEKRFSHLDGFRIFILPVQASIPRIDEISDDNSLKSQNNSESVAAERISREELYSNVLSVSKPTRIYFIMVMLSSLVASIGVLNNNVAVIIGAMVIAPLLGPNMGLSLATVLRDADLAIISLKSIISGVVLSIIIAVIIGAVVNFDPSIPAIALRTDVALAGIVLAFASGIAGSIAFTTDVSSALIGVMVAVALLPPLSVFGLLLGSGYYYLATGAFLLFLVNLVCINLSGVITFYVQRIKPLKTWDTFKAYKLTYFAMLLWSILLVILLTLIQIRKII
- a CDS encoding PadR family transcriptional regulator translates to MPRISDLEVAILGLLYEEPQYGYQIEKTIEAWGMRNWTPIGFSSIYYVLKKLEKKELVTSKLEKVEGKPSRKVFTITSSGKSTMEAELRDLLSWNKKLISSFDLGLAYLNYLKPREVINCLENYVESAQGRIKFLESSVKTQEKLNTPYYVVALFSRPLAVLKTEVAWVEQFIEKIKKEENL